In the Dioscorea cayenensis subsp. rotundata cultivar TDr96_F1 chromosome 12, TDr96_F1_v2_PseudoChromosome.rev07_lg8_w22 25.fasta, whole genome shotgun sequence genome, one interval contains:
- the LOC120273648 gene encoding pre-mRNA-splicing factor SYF1 produces the protein MSNTSSATPSMAAVGAISEDLYPSQDDLLYEEEILRNPFSLKLWWRYLVARADAPFKKRSVIYERALKALPGSYKLWHAYLRERLDQVRPLPISHPLYDSLNNTFERALVTMHKMPRIWTMYLTSLSEQRLLTRARRAHDRALCALPVTQHDRIWSSYLALVSRPGVPVETSLRVYRRYLLFDPSHIEDFIDFLLSSELWQEAADRLASVLNDDSFHSIKGKTKHQLWLELCDLLTHHAKEISGINVDGIIRGGIRKYTNEIGRLWTSLADYYVRRGLFEKARDIFEEGLATVVSARDFGVIFDSYTQFEESTLRAKMETMSLKGDDDKVSDKLVRDYWLNDDDDTDLRLARLDHLLARYPELKNSVHLRQNPHNVENWRKRVQIYMGNPIKQIMTYTEAVRTVDPMKAVGKPHTLWVDFAKLYEVHNDLANARVIFDKATQVNYKKVDNLASVWCEWAEMELRHQNLKGALQLMRRATAEPSVEVKRRVAADGNEPVQMKLHKSLRLWSFYVDLEESLGTLESARAVYERILDLRIATPQIILNYAELLEEKKYFEDAFKVYERGVKIFKYPHVKDIWTTYLKKFVERYKATKLERARELFEHAIEKTPPEDVKPLYLQYAKLEEQHGLAKRAMQVYNQAVKAVPAKEKLEMYEIYIARASEIFGVPKTREIYEQAIESGLPDDDAKAMAMKYAELERSLGEIDRARAIYVFASQLADPRSDPIFWKKWKDFEVQHGNEDTFREMLRMSRSVSASYSQTHFILPENLMQKDQKLNLETAVDTLKRAGVPEDEMAALERQLAPSSTANANDGARKVNFVSAGADSQPGVIRTPDGGRKVTANNEDIELPEESDSDDEKVEIAQKAVPAAVFGELAHQVQKDKDADSAAENGGNSSLGALERIKRQRRQ, from the exons ATGTCGAACACCTCATCTGCAACACCATCCATGGCGGCGGTGGGAGCGATTTCTGAAGATCTATACCCTAGCCAAGATGACCTCTTGTACGAGGAGGAGATCCTTCGGAACCCCTTCAGCTTGAAGCTATGGTGGCGATACTTGGTGGCGCGCGCTGACGCGCCGTTCAAGAAGCGGTCGGTGATCTACGAGCGCGCCCTCAAGGCCCTCCCCGGGAGCTACAAGCTCTGGCACGCTTACCTCCGGGAGCGGCTCGACCAGGTTCGTCCTCTCCCAATCTCTCATCCTCTGTACGATTCCCTGAACAACACCTTCGAGCGCGCCCTTGTCACTATGCACAAGATGCCCCGCATTTGGACCATGTACCTCACGTCTCTCTCCGAGCAGCGCCTCCTCACCCGAGCTCGCCGTGCGCATGATCGCGCTCTCTGCGCGCTGCCAGTTACCCAGCACGATCGTATCTGGTCCTCCTACCTCGCTCTCGTCTCTCGTCCTGGCGTCCCTGTCGAAACTTCTCTTCGCGTCTACCGGCGGTACCTCCTATTTGATCCATCCCACATAGAGGATTTTATCGACTTCCTTCTCTCCTCCGAACTATGGCAAGAGGCCGCCGACCGCCTTGCCTCTGTCCTCAACGACGACTCCTTCCACTCCATCAAGGGCAAGACTAAGCACCAACTCTGGCTGGAGCTCTGCGACCTCCTTACCCACCACGCCAAAGAGATCTCCGGCATCAATGTCGATGGCATCATACGTGGCGGCATTCGCAAGTACACCAACGAGATTGGCCGTCTCTGGACCTCCCTTGCTGACTACTATGTCCGCAGGGGTCTCTTTGAGAAGGCCCGCGACATCTTTGAAGAAGGCCTTGCCACTGTCGTCTCTGCCCGAGACTTTGGAGTCATCTTTGACTCCTACACACAGTTTGAGGAGAGCACTCTCAGGGCTAAGATGGAGACTATGAGCTTGAAGGGGGATGACGATAAGGTTTCGGACAAACTGGTCCGTGATTACTGGTTGAATGACGATGATGATACAGATCTGAGGTTGGCTCGGCTTGATCACCTTCTCGCTAGGTATCCTGAGCTGAAGAACAGTGTTCACTTGAGGCAGAACCCTCACAACGTAGAAAACTGGCGCAA GCGTGTGCAGATATACATGGGCAACCCAATAAAGCAGATAATGACTTACACTGAGGCAGTGAGGACAGTGGACCCTATGAAGGCAGTTGGGAAGCCTCACACCCTGTGGGTTGATTTTGCAAAGTTATATGAAGTCCATAATGATCTTGCGAATGCCAGAGTGATCTTTGACAAGGCTACACAGGTTAACTACAAGAAGGTTGATAACCTTGCCAGTGTTTGGTGTGAATGGGCTGAAATGGAATTGAGGCACCAGAATCTTAAGGGTGCGCTTCAGTTGATGCGACGTGCAACTGCAGAGCCTTCGGTTGAGGTCAAAAGGAGAG TTGCTGCAGATGGAAATGAACCAGTGCAGATGAAGTTGCACAAATCATTAAGGTTGTGGAGCTTTTATGTGGATTTAGAGGAAAGCCTTGGGACATTAGAATCTGCCCGTGCTGTTTATGAGAGAATACTTGATTTGAGAATAGCCACCCCGCAGATTATACTAAACTATGCTGAGTTACTGGAG gaaaaaaaatattttgaggatGCATTCAAAGTTTATGAAAGAGGTGTGAAGATATTTAAATATCCCCATGTAAAAGATATTTGGACCACTTATCTTAAGAAGTTTGTGGAAAGATATAAAGCAACAAAGTTGGAACGTGCGAGAGAGCTGTTTGAGCATGCCATTGAAAAG ACACCTCCAGAAGATGTGAAACCCCTATATCTGCAATATGCAAAGTTGGAGGAACAACACGGGCTGGCAAAACGAGCCATGCAAGTTTATAACCAAGCAGTGAAGGCTGTTCCTGCAAAGGAAAAACTAGAAATGTATGAAATTTATATAGCTCGGGCTTCTGAAATTTTTGGTGTTCCAAAGACGAGAGAAATTTATGAG CAAGCAATTGAATCTGGTCTCCCGGATGATGATGCAAAAGCAATGGCCATGAAGTACGCCGAACTCGAAAGGAGCCTGGGCGAGATAGACCGTGCTCGTGCTATATACGTGTTTGCATCACAATTAGCAGATCCACGATCTGATCCCATTTTCTGGAAGAAGTGGAAAGATTTCGAAGTTCAACATGGTAATGAGGATACCTTCAGGGAGATGCTTCGCATGAGCCGTAGTGTCTCGGCTAGCTACAGTCAG ACACACTTCATTCTCCCGGAGAACTTGATGCAAAAGGACCAGAAGCTAAACCTAGAGACTGCAGTTGACACTCTAAAGAGAGCAGGGGTTCCTGAAGATGAAATGGCTGCATTAGAAAGGCAGTTAGCTCCGTCTTCCACTGCAAATGCTAATGATGGTGCCAGAAAGGTAAACTTTGTAAGTGCAGGAGCAGACTCACAGCCAGGGGTTATTCGTACACCTGATGGTGGAAGGAAGGTGACTGCAAATAATGAGGATATTGAGCTTCCTGAAGAAAGTGATTCTgatgatgagaaagttgaaATTGCGCAAAAGGCTGTTCCGGCTGCTGTTTTCGGTGAGCTCGCACATCAAGTTCAGAAAGATAAAGATGCAGATTCTGCTGCCGAAAATGGCGGAAACAGTAGTTTGGGTGCTCTTGAAAGAATAAAGAGGCAAAGGAGGCAGTAG